One genomic region from Apodemus sylvaticus chromosome 1, mApoSyl1.1, whole genome shotgun sequence encodes:
- the LOC127681077 gene encoding olfactory receptor 51G2 → MTPGLLGNGSMSSTFLLSGIPGLEHMHMWISLPLCLMYLVSILGNCTILFIIKTEPSLHEPMYLFLSMLALTDLGLSLCTLPTVLGIFWVGARDISHDACFTQLFFIHCLSFLESSVLLSMAFDRFVAICRPLHYASILTHTVIGRIGLASLGRSVALIFPLPFMLKRFPYCGSLVLSHSYCLHQEVMKLACADIKANSIYGMFVIVSTVGVDSLLILFSYALILRTVLSIASRAERLKALNTCVSHISAVLLFYTPMIGLSVIHRFGKQAPHLVQVVMGFVYLLFPPVMNPIVYSVKTKQIRDRVTHAFCN, encoded by the coding sequence ATGACTCCAGGACTCCTAGGAAATGGAAGCATGTCTTCTACCTTCTTGCTGAGTGGCATCCCTGGACTGGAACACATGCATATGTGGATCTCCCTCCCACTGTGCCTCATGTACCTGGTTTCCATCCTGGGTAACTGCACAATTCTTTTTATCATTAAGACAGAGCCCTCACTCCATGAGCCAATGTACCTCTTCCTGTCCATGCTCGCTCTGACTGACCTGGGTCTCTCTCTTTGCACACTCCCTACAGTGCTGGGCATCTTTTGGGTGGGAGCACGAGACATTAGCCATGATGCTTGCTTTACGCAGCTCTTTTTCATCCACTGTTTGTCTTTCTTGGAATCCTCCGTACTTCTCTCTATGGCCTTTGATCGCTTTGTGGCCATCTGTCGCCCTTTGCACTATGCTTCCATTCTCACCCACACAGTGATTGGCAGAATAGGTCTGGCCTCTCTAGGCCGTAGTGTTGCACTCATTTTCCCATTGCCTTTCATGCTCAAACGATTCCCTTACTGTGGCTCCCTAGTGCTCTCACATTCCTATTGTCTCCACCAAGAAGTGATGAAACTGGCCTGTGCAGACATAAAGGCAAATAGCATCTATGGCATGTTCGTCATTGTTTCTACAGTGGGAGTGGACTCTCTGCTCATCCTCTTCTCCTATGCACTTATCCTGCGCACCGTGTTGTCCATTGCCTCAAGAGCTGAAAGACTCAAAGCTCTCAATACATGTGTTTCACACATCTCTGCTGTGCTTCTGTTCTATACTCCCATGATTGGATTGTCTGTAATCCACCGCTTTGGGAAACAGGCACCCCATCTAGTTCAGGTGGTCATGGGCTTTGTGtatctcctcttccctcctgtgATGAACCCCATTGTCTATAGTGTCAAGACCAAACAGATACGGGATAGGGTAACTCATGCCTTTTGCAACTAG
- the LOC127681085 gene encoding olfactory receptor 51A7, translating into MPVYNNSEVKYFLLIGIPGLEYAHTWIAIPICLMYLIAIMGNCTIIFVIKTEPSLHEPMYYFLTMLAVSDMGLSFSSLPTMLKIFFFNAMGISPNACFAQEFFIHAFTVMESSVLLIMSLDRFLAIHNPLRYSSILTGSRVAKIGLILAFRSTVLVLPFPFTLRKLKYCQKNLLSHSYCLHQDVMKLACSDNKINFIYGFFVALCTMVDFALILMSYLLILKTVLSIASLAERLKALNTCVSHICAVFIFYVPIITLAAIHRFSKHKSPLLVILIADMFLLVPPLMNPIVYCIKTRQIREKVLGKLSNFCVR; encoded by the coding sequence ATGCCTGTTTACAACAACTCTGAGGTCAAGTATTTTCTTCTCATTGGGATACCAGGACTGGAATATGCCCACACATGGATTGCCATCCCCATCTGCCTCATGTACCTTATTGCCATCATGGGTAACTGCACTATTATTTTTGTCATCAAGACAGAGCCCTCCCTTCATGAACCCATGTATTATTTCCTTACTATGTTGGCTGTCTCTGACATGGGCttgtccttctcttcccttcctaccatgcttaaaattttctttttcaatgccATGGGAATCTCACCCAATGCCTGTTTTGCCCAAGAGTTCTTTATCCATGCGTTCACTGTCATGGAGTCCTCTGTGCTTCTGATTATGTCTTTGGACCGCTTTCTTGCCATTCACAACCCTTTAAGATACAGTTCTATCCTCACTGGGAGCAGAGTTGCTAAAATAGGGCTAATTTTAGCCTTCAGGAGCACAGTTTTGGTGCTTCCTTTCCCTTTCACACTAAGGAAACTGAAATACTGTCAGAAGAATCTCCTCTCTCACTCATACTGCCTTCATCAGGATGTCATGAAACTGGCCTGCTCTGATAACAAGATCAATTTCATCTATGGCTTCTTTGTGGCTCTTTGTACTATGGTAGACTTTGCCTTGATTCTTATGTCTTACTTGCTGATCTTGAAGACAGTTCTCAGTATTGCATCTCTGGCAGAAAGGCTTAAGGCCCTAAATACATGTGTCTCTCACATCTGCGCTGTGTTCATTTTCTATGTGCCCATCATCACCCTGGCTGCCATACATCGCTTTTCCAAGCACAAAAGTCCCCTACTTGTAATCCTTATTGCAGATATGTTCTTGTTGGTGCCACCCCTGATGAACCCCATTGTGTACTGTATAAAGACTCGACAAATCCGGGAGAAGGTCTTGGGAAAGTTGTCTAACTTTTGTGTGAGATAA